From Ignavibacteria bacterium, one genomic window encodes:
- a CDS encoding glycosyltransferase produces the protein MPAGSCGAPTISRSLHNVDVLLLAVADVTRDARTLNLARALKAAGLSVDVVGMSAKDSEKRAIRRWWTFNKNVAALTVRPRLVVAMDLFALSAARSYSKKHAVHLLYDMREFYFALGPLAGKGIKQKVLASHERRLLTDVHDVIVSGELDADIVQQHFSLPKRPVVILNTPPFKDRIPSPLRSSLPLPISHSNTLAGYQGVIHHGRGLAPFMKAMTLMPDVHLVVIGDGPAQPDLARLSEELGVADRVTWYGSVPYDDLHALTCGLDIGLCLIEPVSLSYEYALPNKLFEYMMAGVPSLVTDLPALHDHIIRHPVGVLVDRALTPASILAAMERVMQPTTREALQHACRDIHDLSYERQAKVAVALIREHLS, from the coding sequence ATGCCCGCGGGATCTTGCGGAGCACCTACCATCTCTCGATCACTCCATAACGTGGATGTGTTGCTTCTGGCTGTGGCAGACGTCACACGAGATGCACGCACGTTGAACCTTGCCCGCGCGTTGAAGGCAGCAGGGCTTTCCGTTGACGTAGTTGGCATGTCGGCTAAGGACTCCGAGAAACGCGCCATTCGCCGTTGGTGGACGTTCAACAAGAACGTTGCGGCACTGACTGTGCGCCCGAGACTCGTAGTAGCAATGGACCTCTTTGCACTTTCGGCAGCACGTTCGTACTCAAAGAAACATGCCGTGCACCTTCTCTACGACATGCGCGAGTTCTACTTTGCTCTTGGCCCCCTTGCCGGGAAGGGAATCAAGCAGAAGGTCCTTGCCTCGCATGAACGCAGACTCCTTACAGACGTGCACGATGTGATCGTCTCGGGCGAACTCGATGCTGATATCGTCCAACAGCACTTCTCTTTGCCGAAACGCCCGGTCGTCATCCTCAACACCCCTCCATTCAAAGACCGCATCCCTTCACCTCTGCGTTCCTCTCTCCCTCTACCAATCTCGCACTCTAACACTCTAGCAGGATACCAAGGCGTCATCCACCATGGTCGTGGGTTAGCCCCCTTCATGAAGGCGATGACACTGATGCCCGATGTTCACCTGGTGGTGATCGGTGATGGTCCTGCCCAACCAGATCTGGCTAGGTTATCCGAGGAGTTAGGGGTTGCAGACCGCGTAACGTGGTATGGCTCTGTGCCGTACGATGATCTCCATGCGCTTACCTGTGGGTTGGATATTGGGTTGTGTTTGATCGAACCTGTTTCTTTGAGTTACGAGTATGCGTTACCGAATAAGCTCTTCGAATACATGATGGCTGGTGTGCCGAGTCTCGTCACAGACCTGCCGGCACTGCACGATCACATCATCAGACATCCCGTTGGAGTGTTGGTTGATCGTGCGCTCACGCCTGCATCGATATTGGCGGCCATGGAGCGCGTGATGCAACCAACAACACGCGAGGCCCTGCAGCATGCATGTCGTGACATACACGATCTTTCTTATGAACGTCAGGCGAAGGTGGCCGTTGCGTTGATCAGAGAGCATCTCTCGTGA
- a CDS encoding EamA family transporter, whose protein sequence is MIYLLLLLQQLISSSTHLVAKNVTLTLHPTTVVLIRGLFTCVAFGIYVLIRRSKVRSIDREDIPRLLLLGLINMPINQLLFIWGVKYTTAPNASLAYALTPAFVVIILLMFRREHPGWKRMLGVVVAFVGAAIVLVDRGAALSPDQTLGNIMVLGASMSWAGFTVLGRPIVAKYGPIYATALTFFAGLALYIPVWAMIPIHDAALPLTDETWLATWSQLFYLGVITSGIGYALWYYALNHMDAGRVAVFNNLQPIITSILALIIFGTEPTPLFLVGGVIALIGVILTQRG, encoded by the coding sequence GTGATCTACCTTCTACTTCTGCTGCAACAGCTTATATCGTCAAGCACGCACCTTGTAGCGAAGAACGTAACACTCACGTTACATCCTACAACGGTGGTCTTGATCCGCGGACTCTTTACATGTGTGGCCTTTGGTATCTACGTGTTGATACGTCGCAGTAAGGTTCGCAGCATTGATCGTGAGGACATCCCACGGTTGCTCCTGCTCGGACTGATCAACATGCCGATCAACCAGCTCCTCTTCATCTGGGGCGTGAAGTACACCACTGCACCCAACGCCTCACTTGCCTATGCGCTTACGCCGGCCTTTGTAGTGATCATTCTACTGATGTTCCGCAGGGAACATCCTGGCTGGAAACGTATGCTTGGAGTGGTGGTCGCCTTTGTAGGAGCAGCCATTGTCCTCGTTGATCGCGGTGCTGCATTGTCTCCGGATCAGACCCTCGGCAACATCATGGTCCTCGGTGCAAGTATGTCCTGGGCCGGGTTCACCGTTCTTGGTCGACCGATCGTGGCCAAATATGGCCCCATCTACGCAACGGCCTTAACCTTCTTTGCCGGACTTGCACTCTACATCCCGGTGTGGGCAATGATCCCCATTCACGATGCTGCATTGCCCCTTACCGATGAAACATGGCTGGCCACGTGGTCGCAGCTCTTCTATCTAGGCGTTATCACGTCTGGCATTGGATACGCGCTTTGGTACTACGCCCTGAATCACATGGATGCCGGACGTGTTGCTGTGTTCAATAATCTGCAGCCCATCATCACCTCCATTCTTGCCCTGATCATCTTTGGGACGGAACCTACACCCCTGTTCCTGGTTGGGGGTGTCATCGCACTGATCGGCGTGATCCTCACACAGCGAGGTTGA
- a CDS encoding DinB family protein has product MQTTTFFRDSLFASLDGLSKEISAFSAEEDLWTTQGQVSNSAGTLALHLIGNMNHFIGSVLGDTGFVRDRAAEFSQRDIPRDVLLFDISETREQVRNTFEQLTNERLDDRYPLSTFGEERTVMNVLLILCTHAAYHLGQVNYLRRTLDRVNNG; this is encoded by the coding sequence ATGCAGACAACAACCTTTTTTCGTGATTCATTGTTCGCAAGTTTGGACGGGCTGTCGAAGGAGATCAGTGCCTTCTCTGCCGAAGAAGATCTGTGGACGACCCAAGGTCAAGTATCAAATAGTGCCGGAACACTTGCCTTGCACCTCATCGGGAACATGAATCACTTCATTGGTTCGGTGTTGGGAGATACGGGATTTGTGCGCGATCGCGCGGCTGAGTTCAGTCAGCGAGACATACCACGCGATGTTCTTCTATTCGACATTTCTGAGACACGCGAGCAGGTGCGCAATACGTTCGAACAATTGACGAATGAACGTTTGGATGATAGGTATCCTCTGTCCACGTTTGGAGAAGAGAGAACGGTAATGAATGTGTTGCTGATCCTATGTACGCACGCCGCGTATCACCTCGGCCAAGTGAATTACCTACGTCGGACGCTAGATAGGGTGAACAATGGCTAA
- the acs gene encoding acetate--CoA ligase — protein MAKIVSKETKISSVMTELRTFPPPKAFAKSSHLGTKVALSRLTAEAAEDVVGFWEERARELAWFAPWKKPFVWKHPHAEWFVGGTTNASMNCLDRHLGSWRRNKAAIVWEGEPGDTRTLTYHQLHAEVCKAANALLGLGVKKGDVVAIYMGMVPEAVIAMLACSRIGAVHNVVFGGFSSEALRERINDSQAVVLVTQDAAWRRGDAVHLKAAADLAVKGCKSIKHVVVLRRTSERTTMKAGRDHWWHELLDGASRSHEPAKLPSEHPLFILYTSGSTGKPKGILHTTGGYLTQVAYTTKMVFDMRDDDVYFCTADIGWITGHSYIVYGPLMNGATIVMYEGAPNWPEPDRFWDIIERHAVTIFYTAPTAIRAFMKWGEAWPRKHDLSSLRLLGTVGEPINPEAWMWYHSVIGHERCPIVDTWWQTETGAIMIAPIPGATSTKPGTATKPLPGILVDVVRKDGTSCSANEGGLLVVQHPWPSMLRTIYGNDDRYREAYWSEFPKTRSHPGWYFTGDGARKDKDGYIWIIGRVDDVVNVSGHRLGTAEIESALVAHRLVAEAAVVTRPDEVKGNALVAFVSLTSSAKGANLDKLREELRTHVAKEIGHIAKPDEVRFADSLPKTRSGKIMRRLLREIVAGGGVSGDISTLEDSGVLERLRLNNDE, from the coding sequence ATGGCTAAGATCGTATCGAAAGAAACGAAGATCTCCTCTGTGATGACGGAGCTGCGGACGTTTCCGCCGCCAAAGGCGTTCGCAAAGTCATCCCATCTTGGAACGAAGGTTGCACTCTCCAGACTCACGGCTGAGGCAGCAGAGGATGTGGTAGGATTCTGGGAAGAAAGAGCGCGTGAGCTTGCGTGGTTCGCCCCTTGGAAGAAACCATTCGTGTGGAAACATCCGCATGCTGAGTGGTTTGTAGGCGGAACCACCAATGCCTCCATGAACTGCCTTGATAGACATCTCGGTTCGTGGAGGCGCAACAAGGCTGCCATCGTATGGGAAGGTGAGCCGGGTGATACACGGACACTCACTTACCATCAGCTTCATGCAGAGGTCTGCAAAGCCGCCAATGCCCTTCTCGGACTTGGAGTGAAGAAGGGAGACGTTGTTGCGATCTACATGGGTATGGTCCCCGAAGCAGTGATCGCGATGTTGGCATGTTCCCGCATCGGCGCCGTCCACAACGTTGTCTTTGGTGGATTCAGCAGCGAAGCATTGCGAGAGCGCATCAACGACTCACAGGCCGTTGTCCTTGTCACACAAGATGCAGCATGGAGAAGGGGCGACGCAGTGCATTTGAAAGCGGCTGCTGATCTCGCCGTTAAGGGATGCAAGTCCATCAAGCATGTTGTTGTGCTTCGGCGCACATCAGAACGAACAACAATGAAGGCCGGACGTGATCACTGGTGGCATGAACTTCTTGACGGCGCATCACGCTCACACGAACCCGCGAAGCTTCCGAGTGAACATCCGCTCTTTATTCTCTACACAAGCGGATCCACAGGAAAGCCCAAGGGCATCCTGCATACCACTGGTGGCTATCTCACGCAGGTTGCCTACACCACGAAGATGGTGTTCGACATGCGCGATGATGATGTGTACTTCTGCACGGCCGATATCGGATGGATCACCGGACACAGCTACATCGTCTATGGTCCGCTCATGAACGGTGCCACCATCGTGATGTATGAAGGGGCTCCTAATTGGCCCGAGCCCGACCGATTTTGGGACATCATTGAACGTCACGCCGTTACGATCTTCTATACTGCGCCAACTGCCATTCGCGCATTTATGAAATGGGGCGAGGCATGGCCAAGGAAACATGATCTCTCTTCCCTTCGACTACTCGGGACCGTAGGCGAGCCGATCAACCCCGAAGCATGGATGTGGTACCACTCGGTTATCGGACACGAACGTTGTCCGATCGTTGATACGTGGTGGCAAACAGAGACCGGTGCCATCATGATCGCTCCTATCCCCGGTGCAACGTCAACAAAACCGGGGACAGCTACAAAGCCCCTTCCCGGCATCCTTGTTGATGTTGTTCGGAAAGACGGTACGTCGTGCTCGGCGAATGAAGGCGGACTGCTTGTGGTTCAGCACCCGTGGCCATCGATGTTGCGCACGATTTACGGCAATGATGATCGATATCGCGAAGCCTATTGGAGCGAGTTCCCCAAGACACGTTCACACCCTGGGTGGTATTTCACCGGTGATGGGGCTCGGAAGGACAAGGACGGCTATATCTGGATCATCGGGCGAGTGGATGATGTGGTGAACGTGAGCGGGCACCGACTCGGCACAGCAGAGATCGAAAGTGCCCTCGTTGCTCATAGATTGGTGGCCGAAGCTGCTGTCGTTACCAGACCTGACGAGGTGAAAGGGAACGCGCTTGTGGCCTTTGTCTCTCTCACGTCAAGTGCGAAGGGGGCTAACCTCGACAAACTCCGTGAAGAATTACGTACTCATGTGGCGAAGGAGATCGGACACATCGCAAAGCCCGATGAGGTTCGATTTGCTGATTCGCTGCCAAAGACTCGCAGTGGGAAGATCATGCGCAGACTTCTCCGTGAGATCGTTGCAGGGGGCGGGGTAAGCGGTGACATCAGTACTCTAGAAGACTCCGGAGTCCTAGAACGACTCCGCTTGAATAACGATGAATGA
- a CDS encoding hydrolase → MKLEANHAVAICIDIQERLFPHIDGNEALAQRCGILIKGLQVIGVPIIVTQQYTKGLGPTIAPIAEALGPFDPIEKMTFSCCGNDAVEAVVLGAARHSVILFGIETHVCVLQTVLDLIAQGQRAYVVEDCVSSRSPNDKRIAIERMRQAGAVITTSESILFELLRVSGTPEFKAISALVK, encoded by the coding sequence ATGAAACTGGAAGCGAATCACGCAGTTGCGATCTGCATCGATATTCAAGAACGTCTGTTCCCGCACATCGACGGAAACGAGGCCCTTGCCCAACGCTGTGGCATTCTCATCAAGGGGCTCCAAGTGATCGGAGTTCCGATCATCGTAACACAGCAATACACAAAGGGGCTGGGTCCAACGATCGCACCAATTGCCGAAGCACTCGGACCTTTCGACCCCATCGAGAAGATGACGTTCAGCTGCTGCGGTAACGATGCCGTTGAAGCAGTTGTGCTTGGTGCTGCCCGACATTCAGTGATCCTCTTTGGGATCGAGACACACGTCTGCGTCTTACAGACGGTGCTCGATCTCATCGCTCAAGGACAACGTGCCTATGTAGTGGAAGACTGCGTCTCCTCACGCTCGCCAAATGACAAACGCATCGCCATCGAGCGCATGCGTCAAGCCGGCGCCGTGATCACAACTAGCGAGTCGATACTTTTTGAATTGCTGAGAGTTTCGGGTACACCAGAGTTCAAGGCGATCTCCGCCCTTGTGAAATAG